In Synechococcus sp. CB0101, a genomic segment contains:
- a CDS encoding transglutaminase family protein: protein MRARLIHRFDYRYTKPVLLGPHRFCLRPRPHGFQRLIDYRLEISPDPSQLYELMAAGGDTITRARFLGEADHLTVIATSEVETFSPPLLEACLDEQMAQLPVQIGRLNPDLLSNLQGWLPNGQHDGAAVDVAQEALMGSDGRSLNFLQQLIEVIQDRVKYTQRHVGPAWPAGRTLKERVGSCRDLAMLMIECCRSVGLPARFVSGYHLVEPKPERYDLHAWAEVYLQGAGWRGFDPSGKGACDDRYIPVATSSRSDLTAAVSGTFSGPPGVESDLEWDISAEILSSALR from the coding sequence ATGCGCGCCCGCCTGATCCACCGGTTCGACTACCGCTACACCAAACCGGTGTTGCTGGGGCCGCATCGCTTCTGCCTGCGCCCACGGCCCCACGGGTTTCAGCGGCTGATCGACTACCGCCTGGAGATCTCCCCCGATCCAAGCCAGCTCTATGAGCTGATGGCCGCCGGTGGTGACACCATCACCCGTGCCCGCTTTCTCGGTGAAGCCGATCACCTCACCGTGATCGCCACCAGTGAGGTGGAAACCTTCAGCCCGCCCTTGCTGGAGGCCTGCCTGGATGAACAGATGGCCCAGCTGCCGGTGCAAATCGGCCGGCTCAACCCCGACCTGCTCAGCAACCTGCAGGGCTGGCTCCCCAACGGCCAGCACGACGGCGCCGCCGTGGACGTGGCCCAAGAAGCACTGATGGGGAGCGATGGTCGCAGCCTCAACTTCCTGCAGCAACTGATCGAGGTGATCCAGGACCGGGTGAAATACACCCAGCGGCACGTGGGCCCCGCCTGGCCCGCCGGCCGCACCCTGAAGGAACGGGTGGGCTCCTGCCGCGACCTGGCGATGCTGATGATCGAGTGTTGCCGCAGCGTGGGGCTGCCGGCCCGCTTCGTGAGCGGCTACCACCTGGTGGAGCCCAAGCCCGAGCGCTACGACCTGCACGCCTGGGCGGAGGTCTATCTGCAGGGTGCCGGTTGGCGGGGTTTTGACCCCAGCGGCAAGGGGGCATGCGATGACCGCTACATCCCGGTGGCCACCTCCTCGCGTTCCGATCTCACCGCAGCGGTGAGCGGCACCTTCTCCGGCCCGCCTGGGGTGGAGAGCGACCTGGAGTGGGACATCAGCGCTGAGATCCTCAGTTCCGCACTGCGGTAG
- a CDS encoding alpha-E domain-containing protein yields MLSRVADSLYWINRYVERAENLSRFVEVSEAMALDCPPGSAEPWQPLIDASGDRDLFDQLYPSGGGPDQVVEFLVKAEDNPSSIVNCIALARENARQIRDVITTEMWEQINDLYWTLLESDSFWHQPPQEQLREIRRGCQLFYGITDATLSRDLSWQFSRLGRLIERADKTTRILDVKYFLLLPSPEEVGGVLDELQWISLLRSAGAYQMFRQSQQGVITPRAVAAFLLLDRNFPRSVRYCLERIDETLQVVAAGAAAGKPDPLECLSGLTRARWSYTGIDELVTGGLHESIDALQQDLNNLHELIHARYFVLPSLATADEAAAIPPAQASVSVSATSHDLACAPA; encoded by the coding sequence ATGCTGAGCCGCGTTGCCGACTCGCTCTACTGGATCAACCGGTATGTGGAGCGCGCCGAAAACCTCTCACGCTTCGTGGAGGTGAGCGAAGCCATGGCGCTCGACTGCCCCCCGGGCAGCGCCGAGCCCTGGCAGCCCCTGATCGATGCCAGCGGCGACCGCGATCTGTTTGATCAGCTGTATCCCAGCGGCGGCGGCCCCGATCAGGTGGTGGAGTTTCTGGTGAAGGCTGAGGACAACCCCAGCAGCATCGTGAACTGCATTGCCCTGGCTCGGGAGAACGCCCGCCAGATCCGCGATGTGATCACCACCGAGATGTGGGAGCAGATCAACGATCTGTATTGGACCCTGCTCGAGAGCGACAGCTTCTGGCATCAACCACCCCAGGAGCAGCTGCGCGAAATCCGCCGCGGCTGCCAGCTCTTCTACGGGATCACCGACGCCACCTTGAGCCGTGATCTGTCCTGGCAATTCAGTCGCCTGGGCCGGCTGATCGAACGCGCTGATAAGACCACGCGCATCCTCGATGTGAAGTACTTCCTGCTGCTGCCCAGCCCGGAAGAGGTGGGCGGCGTGCTGGATGAACTGCAGTGGATTTCCCTGTTGCGCTCAGCCGGGGCTTACCAGATGTTCCGCCAGTCGCAGCAGGGAGTGATCACACCACGGGCGGTGGCGGCCTTCCTGCTGCTCGACCGCAACTTCCCGCGCTCGGTGCGCTACTGCCTGGAGCGGATCGATGAAACCCTCCAGGTGGTGGCGGCCGGCGCCGCCGCGGGCAAGCCAGATCCCCTCGAGTGCCTGAGCGGACTCACCCGCGCCCGCTGGAGCTACACCGGCATCGACGAACTCGTGACCGGCGGACTGCATGAATCCATCGACGCTCTCCAGCAGGATCTCAATAACCTGCATGAGCTGATCCACGCTCGCTACTTCGTGTTGCCGAGCCTGGCCACCGCCGATGAAGCCGCCGCCATTCCACCGGCGCAGGCCTCCGTTTCTGTCTCCGCCACCAGTCACGACCTGGCATGCGCGCCCGCCTGA
- a CDS encoding transglutaminase family protein has product MNAVNHVPESNAATASAVEARLQQAGIQLTMGGEPTLVPIEPQGAEWSVAADGPTKLRYARQLAAELQRRAWPGSTLLYCPGKQYDGEVNPRWALRLITGQNGEPLVPITPSGDYIPSPAELHSLIESVGRDLSCTLQALPLRDPLQHDRQVWAIPLSCTEGQWRSVDWPLQEELRELSGAPGPAGLRLPLQHFPSGELRQVLTLERDPHGWALFLPPLEREPLEVLLQRLAAHSPGWKEPELSGVLPWDAYAHWQVLGLTADPGVLEVNLPVCHTWHDYAGWIQLLDEAGAAVGLRSWKQQGSRTEGTGGGNHLLLGGPSLEAHPFFHRPAWLVGLLRYWQHHPCLAYLFSGRSVGPASQAPRPDEGSASRLDLELAHRALEQLPPGDQRVAIGETLRHLHADRSGNTHRSEISLDKFWNPAWTAGCQGLLEFRALESLPDHRWTNAVALLFRALAVRQLNPEHRPKGLRTWGDDLHDRAMLPSALWADLEQVLADLAAYGLPLDPEPLRAIWQWRFPALLQWQAGEAELCIRQALEPWPLLCDTPVEGGSTSRFVDSSLRRFELIANPSFRRSYTLAIQGRPLVWPRDPEQPIAVRFRQEALFPCLHPCLPVDVPLQLDVLAADSGEPVAHWRLRDESSGFELLTEGTAMAKTPAPLAHGSATPLRGAGEHCSTVDLRL; this is encoded by the coding sequence GTGAACGCCGTCAACCACGTCCCCGAGTCGAACGCCGCCACCGCAAGCGCCGTTGAAGCGCGGCTCCAGCAAGCCGGTATCCAGCTCACGATGGGCGGCGAGCCCACGCTGGTGCCGATCGAGCCCCAGGGGGCTGAGTGGAGCGTGGCCGCCGATGGCCCCACCAAGCTCCGCTATGCACGCCAGTTAGCCGCTGAATTGCAGCGCCGCGCCTGGCCTGGCAGCACCCTGCTCTATTGCCCCGGCAAGCAGTACGACGGCGAAGTGAACCCGCGCTGGGCGCTGCGGCTGATCACTGGCCAGAACGGCGAACCGCTGGTGCCGATCACCCCCTCAGGCGACTACATCCCCAGCCCCGCCGAGCTGCACAGCCTGATCGAGTCCGTGGGCCGCGATCTGAGCTGCACCCTGCAGGCGCTGCCCCTGCGGGATCCGCTCCAACACGACCGGCAGGTCTGGGCAATTCCGCTCAGCTGCACGGAGGGGCAGTGGCGTTCGGTGGACTGGCCGCTGCAGGAAGAGCTGCGCGAGCTGAGCGGAGCGCCTGGCCCCGCCGGCCTGCGCCTGCCGCTCCAACACTTCCCCAGCGGCGAACTGCGCCAGGTGCTCACCCTCGAGCGTGATCCCCATGGCTGGGCCTTGTTTCTGCCGCCCCTGGAGCGAGAGCCCCTGGAGGTGTTGCTGCAACGGCTCGCTGCCCACAGCCCCGGCTGGAAGGAGCCGGAGCTGAGCGGGGTGCTGCCCTGGGATGCCTACGCCCACTGGCAGGTGCTGGGCCTCACCGCCGATCCCGGGGTGCTCGAGGTGAATCTGCCGGTGTGCCACACCTGGCATGACTACGCCGGCTGGATCCAGCTTCTGGACGAGGCCGGCGCGGCAGTGGGCTTACGCAGCTGGAAGCAACAGGGTTCACGCACGGAAGGCACCGGCGGCGGAAATCACCTGCTGCTGGGCGGCCCCAGCCTGGAGGCACACCCGTTCTTCCATCGCCCAGCCTGGCTGGTGGGGCTGCTGCGCTACTGGCAGCACCACCCCTGCCTGGCATATCTGTTCAGCGGCCGCAGCGTGGGCCCCGCCTCCCAGGCACCGCGGCCCGATGAGGGCAGCGCCAGCCGGCTGGATCTGGAGCTGGCCCACCGGGCCCTCGAGCAACTGCCACCGGGTGACCAACGCGTGGCCATCGGCGAAACCCTGCGCCACCTGCATGCCGACCGCAGCGGCAACACCCATCGCAGCGAGATCAGCCTCGACAAGTTCTGGAACCCCGCCTGGACCGCCGGCTGCCAAGGACTCCTGGAATTCCGCGCTCTGGAATCCCTGCCGGATCACCGCTGGACCAACGCCGTGGCCCTGTTGTTTCGGGCGCTGGCGGTGCGGCAGCTCAACCCCGAGCACCGGCCCAAGGGGCTGCGCACCTGGGGCGACGACTTGCATGATCGAGCGATGCTGCCCAGCGCCCTCTGGGCGGATCTGGAGCAGGTACTGGCCGACCTGGCCGCCTATGGGCTGCCGCTGGATCCAGAACCATTGCGAGCCATCTGGCAGTGGCGCTTCCCAGCCTTGCTGCAGTGGCAAGCCGGAGAGGCGGAGCTCTGCATCCGCCAGGCGCTCGAACCGTGGCCGCTGCTGTGCGACACACCGGTGGAGGGCGGCAGCACCAGCCGCTTTGTGGACAGCTCCCTGCGGCGCTTCGAGCTGATCGCGAACCCCAGCTTCCGCCGCAGCTACACGCTGGCCATCCAAGGGCGCCCCCTGGTCTGGCCCCGCGACCCAGAGCAACCCATCGCGGTGCGCTTCCGCCAGGAGGCCCTGTTCCCCTGCCTGCACCCGTGCCTGCCGGTGGATGTGCCCCTGCAGCTGGATGTGCTCGCGGCAGACAGCGGCGAACCGGTGGCGCACTGGCGACTGCGGGATGAGTCCAGCGGTTTTGAGCTCCTCACCGAAGGCACCGCTATGGCCAAAACGCCCGCACCACTAGCTCACGGCAGCGCTACGCCCCTCCGCGGCGCCGGGGAGCACTGCAGCACAGTGGATCTACGCCTCTGA